Genomic segment of Parageobacillus genomosp. 1:
TGCGGAGATACACCGTTAGTTACTGCTGAAACGATGCAAGCGTTGCTTGATCATCATCTTGCGACCAATGCAAAAGCAACGATTTTGACAGCAGTTGCAGATAACCCTGCCGGATATGGCCGCATTGTTCGCGATGCTCATGGCAATGTTGAAAAAATTGTCGAACATAAAGATGCAAGCGAACAAGAACGTGCCATCAAAGAAATTAACACAGGGACATATTGTTTTGATAACAAATCTTTATTTGAAGCGCTTACACATGTATCAAACAATAATGTACAAGGTGAATATTATTTAACAGATGTCATTGAAATTTTAAAATCAAATGGCAGTATCATTTCCGCGTACAAAGCTCCGTCTTTTGAAGAAACAATCGGGGTAAACGACCGCGTTGCCCTCGCCGAGGCAGAAAAAATTATGCGCGAGCGGATTTGTCGCAAACATATGATGAACGGGGTAACGATTATTGATCCTGCTCATACGTATATATCCGCTGAGGTGCAAATCGGCCGTGACACCGTGATTTATCCAGGGACGGTCATTGAAGGAAAAACGGTAATCGGTGAAGATTGTACGATTGGACCAAACTCGGAAATTAAAGATTGTTTGATTGGAAACGGCACAGCGATTCGCCATTCCGTTGCCCATGACAGTGAAATTGGGAACGATGTCACGATCGGACCGTTTGCCCATATTCGTCCATTATCGAAAATCGATGATGAGGTCCGT
This window contains:
- the glmU gene encoding bifunctional UDP-N-acetylglucosamine diphosphorylase/glucosamine-1-phosphate N-acetyltransferase GlmU, whose product is MAKRYAVILAAGQGTRMKSKQYKVLHPVCGKPMVQHVVDQVLQLGIEKLITVVGFGAEQVKAQLGDQSEYALQQEQLGTAHAVMQAAPYLREKDGVTLVVCGDTPLVTAETMQALLDHHLATNAKATILTAVADNPAGYGRIVRDAHGNVEKIVEHKDASEQERAIKEINTGTYCFDNKSLFEALTHVSNNNVQGEYYLTDVIEILKSNGSIISAYKAPSFEETIGVNDRVALAEAEKIMRERICRKHMMNGVTIIDPAHTYISAEVQIGRDTVIYPGTVIEGKTVIGEDCTIGPNSEIKDCLIGNGTAIRHSVAHDSEIGNDVTIGPFAHIRPLSKIDDEVRIGNFVEVKKSTFGKGSKASHLSYIGDAEVGANVNLGCGSITVNYDGKNKHMTKIEDGAFIGCNVNLIAPVTIGKGAYVAAGSTITEDVPGNALSIARSRQVNKENYVDRLSIKKNS